A single genomic interval of Camelina sativa cultivar DH55 chromosome 11, Cs, whole genome shotgun sequence harbors:
- the LOC104728797 gene encoding uncharacterized protein LOC104728797 has translation MKQQQTIVVFFLLALISTLSFRPSEARNTNLCFTTAIDNVPGCFYAVKLVADGDFRWISRECCDAVRTLPDTCYLEVVFGKCSYFISLNMSHWMFLGPLLRLTSQVHLVNFFGLKANNIKLSIAIHSTLCRLSTSAGGARS, from the exons atgaaacaacaacaaaccatagtggtgtttttcttgttggccCTAATATCAACATTGAGTTTCCGACCATCGGAAGCGCGAAATACGAACCTATGTTTCACAACAGCGATAGATAACGTGCCAGGATGTTTCTATGCGGTGAAATTAGTGGCAGATGGAGATTTCCGATGGATATCTAGAGAATGTTGCGATGCAGTGAGAACACTTCCTGATACTTGCTACTTGGAAGTCGTTTTTGGCAAATGTTCTTACTTTATCTCATTGAATATGTCTCACTGGATGTTTCTTGGTCCTTTACTTCGTTTAACGTCTCAGGTTCATCTGGTTAATTTCTTCGGTCTGAAAG CCAACAATATAAAGCTAAGTATAGCTATCCACAGTACCTTGTGTCGGCTTAGCACATCTGCTGGTGGTGCTCGGTCatag